One window from the genome of Acuticoccus sp. I52.16.1 encodes:
- a CDS encoding GMC family oxidoreductase, with protein sequence MSIEGEYDYIIVGAGTAGCILANRLTADGKSRVLILEAGGNDNWIWFHIPVGYLFAIGNPRSDWMFRTVEEPGLNGRSLAYPRGKVIGGCSAINAMVAMRGQSADYDGWRHLGLPGWGWSDVLPAFRSIEDSFLGDSEHHGIGGGFRVEAPRLSWAVLDRIRDAAIEMGIPATPDFNTGDNEGAGYFHVNQKVGRRWSAARGFLKPALKRPNLRLEMHVEVEGLVLEDGRATGVVYRKGGERITVKTKGEVILSAGSIGSAKILQLSGIGDPAWLAEAGIECKHYSPGVGRNLQDHLQQRAIYTVKGIKTLNEGYNSLVGRALMGLDYAVRRRGPLTMAPSQLGIFTRSDPQQARPNIQFHVQPLSLDKFGDPLHTFPAITVSACNLRPTARGTVRLASDDVSAPPMISPAYLSTDEDRRVAADAIRVTRRLMAQPSLKDIHPEEYLPGPAVGDDEQSLARAAGDIGTTIFHPVGTAKMGDDDDQMAVLDARLKVRGVAGLRVIDASIMPTITSGNTNTPTAMIAERGAALVLEDRL encoded by the coding sequence GTGAGCATCGAGGGCGAGTACGACTACATCATCGTCGGCGCCGGCACGGCGGGCTGCATCCTCGCCAACCGCCTGACGGCCGACGGCAAGAGCCGCGTCCTCATCCTGGAGGCGGGCGGGAACGACAACTGGATCTGGTTCCACATCCCCGTGGGCTACCTCTTCGCCATCGGCAATCCCCGCTCCGACTGGATGTTCCGCACGGTGGAGGAACCGGGGCTCAACGGGCGCTCGCTCGCCTACCCGCGCGGCAAGGTCATCGGCGGATGCTCGGCGATCAACGCGATGGTGGCGATGCGCGGCCAGAGCGCCGACTACGACGGGTGGCGCCATCTCGGCCTCCCCGGCTGGGGGTGGAGCGACGTGCTGCCGGCCTTCCGCTCCATCGAGGACAGCTTCCTGGGCGACAGCGAGCATCACGGCATCGGCGGCGGCTTCCGCGTGGAGGCGCCGCGCCTCTCCTGGGCGGTGCTGGACCGGATCCGCGACGCCGCGATCGAGATGGGCATCCCCGCGACGCCGGACTTCAACACCGGCGACAACGAGGGCGCGGGCTACTTCCACGTCAACCAGAAGGTCGGCCGGCGCTGGTCGGCCGCTCGGGGTTTCCTCAAGCCGGCATTGAAGCGCCCCAACCTGCGGCTGGAGATGCATGTCGAGGTCGAGGGCCTCGTGCTGGAGGACGGGCGCGCGACGGGCGTCGTCTACCGCAAGGGCGGCGAGCGGATCACGGTGAAGACGAAGGGCGAGGTGATCCTGTCGGCGGGGTCGATCGGCTCGGCGAAGATCCTGCAGCTCTCGGGCATCGGCGACCCGGCGTGGCTGGCCGAGGCGGGCATCGAGTGCAAGCACTACAGCCCCGGAGTCGGTCGCAACCTGCAGGATCACCTGCAGCAGCGCGCGATCTATACGGTGAAGGGCATCAAGACGCTGAACGAGGGCTACAACTCACTCGTCGGCCGTGCGCTGATGGGGCTCGACTACGCGGTGCGCCGGCGCGGACCGCTGACGATGGCGCCCTCGCAGCTCGGCATCTTTACGCGGTCCGACCCGCAGCAGGCGCGGCCCAACATCCAGTTCCACGTGCAGCCGCTCTCGCTCGACAAGTTCGGCGACCCGCTGCACACCTTCCCGGCGATCACGGTGAGCGCCTGCAATCTGCGCCCGACCGCGCGCGGCACGGTGCGCCTTGCTTCGGACGACGTGTCGGCGCCGCCGATGATCTCCCCCGCCTACCTCAGCACCGACGAGGACCGGCGCGTCGCGGCCGACGCGATCCGCGTGACGCGGCGGCTGATGGCGCAACCTTCGCTGAAGGACATCCACCCCGAGGAATACCTCCCCGGCCCGGCGGTGGGGGACGACGAGCAATCGCTCGCCCGCGCGGCGGGCGACATCGGCACGACGATCTTCCACCCCGTCGGCACGGCGAAGATGGGCGACGACGACGATCAGATGGCTGTCCTGGACGCGCGCCTGAAGGTGCGTGGCGTCGCGGGCCTGAGGGTGATCGACGCCTCCATCATGCCCACCATCACCTCGGGCAACACCAACACGCCGACGGCGATGATCGCCGAGCGCGGCGCCGCGCTGGTCCTGGAAGACCGCCTTTGA
- a CDS encoding ABC transporter ATP-binding protein, with protein MLEIDGVVRRFGGGRTLLGRHKPVVHAVRGISLSVARGETLGVVGESGCGKTTFARMIVGLDSPTEGTITVAGAGEGAARLATVQYVFQDPVAALNPRKRIRQPLAVTLAKLAGIHGKAQRARLDALMETVNLDPAFLERYPHELSGGQAQRIGIARALAAEPQLLVLDEPVSALDVSMQAQVLELLADLKARLSLTYVFISHDLSVIEAVSDRVAILYFGKLVEIGPAREVYARPQHHYTSLLLASAPAPGRALAPPEEGDGTLPDPYDPPPGCAFAARCPRAEEICRREEPPLTAPTAVAAHRSACHFPLNA; from the coding sequence ATGCTCGAGATCGACGGCGTCGTGCGCCGCTTCGGCGGCGGGCGCACGCTGCTGGGCCGGCATAAGCCGGTGGTGCACGCCGTGCGTGGCATCTCGCTGTCGGTCGCGCGGGGCGAGACACTGGGCGTTGTCGGTGAATCGGGCTGCGGCAAGACCACCTTCGCGCGGATGATCGTCGGCCTCGACAGTCCAACCGAGGGGACGATCACCGTGGCCGGCGCCGGCGAGGGCGCCGCCAGGCTCGCCACGGTGCAGTACGTCTTCCAGGACCCGGTGGCCGCGCTCAACCCGCGCAAGCGCATCCGCCAGCCGTTGGCGGTGACCCTCGCCAAACTCGCCGGCATCCACGGCAAGGCGCAGAGGGCACGTCTCGACGCGCTGATGGAAACGGTGAACCTCGACCCCGCCTTCCTGGAGCGCTACCCGCACGAGTTGTCCGGCGGGCAGGCCCAGCGCATCGGCATCGCCCGTGCCCTGGCGGCCGAGCCGCAGCTCCTGGTGCTCGACGAGCCGGTCTCCGCGCTCGACGTCTCGATGCAGGCGCAGGTGCTGGAACTGCTGGCCGACCTGAAGGCGCGGCTGTCGCTCACCTACGTCTTCATCAGCCACGACCTTTCCGTGATCGAGGCGGTGAGCGACCGAGTGGCCATCCTCTACTTCGGCAAGCTCGTCGAAATCGGTCCTGCGCGGGAGGTGTATGCGCGGCCGCAGCACCACTACACCTCGCTGCTCCTCGCCTCGGCACCGGCGCCCGGCCGCGCCCTCGCCCCGCCGGAGGAGGGCGACGGGACCCTCCCCGACCCGTACGACCCGCCGCCGGGCTGCGCCTTCGCCGCCCGCTGCCCGCGCGCCGAAGAGATCTGCCGGCGCGAGGAGCCGCCGCTCACCGCCCCCACCGCCGTCGCCGCGCACCGCAGCGCGTGCCATTTTCCGCTGAACGCGTGA
- a CDS encoding D-2-hydroxyacid dehydrogenase, which translates to MMNRPVRIVFLDRETLPPQIVLRRPDFPHEIEIHQSTAADEIAPRIREADVVITNKVPVRGAALEGAANVRLIAIAATGYDVVDTEMCQARGIVVSNIRDYAVNTVPEHTFALILSLKRSLPAYRPSVAAGDWQKSGQFCYFAGPMNDLAGSTIGIMGDGALGKSVARLAEAFGMTVLFAAYKGTTTMGPLYTPFEEVLERADVITLHCPLLPSTRNMIGAAEFARMTRRPIVINTARGGLVDEAALVEALKAGRIGGAGFDVVTTEPPPEDHPFMQILDRPDFILTPHVAWGSTEAIQTLADQLIDNVEAWHRGTPTNLVV; encoded by the coding sequence ATGATGAACCGTCCGGTTCGTATCGTCTTTCTCGATCGTGAGACGCTTCCGCCGCAGATCGTCCTGCGCCGGCCCGATTTCCCGCACGAGATCGAGATCCACCAGAGCACCGCCGCCGACGAGATCGCCCCCCGTATCCGCGAGGCGGACGTCGTCATCACCAACAAGGTGCCGGTGCGGGGCGCGGCGCTGGAGGGGGCGGCCAATGTGCGCCTGATCGCGATCGCGGCGACCGGGTACGACGTGGTCGACACCGAGATGTGCCAGGCGCGCGGGATCGTGGTCTCCAACATCCGCGACTATGCGGTCAACACGGTGCCGGAGCATACCTTCGCGCTGATCCTGTCGCTCAAGCGCAGCCTGCCGGCCTACCGCCCCTCGGTCGCGGCGGGCGACTGGCAGAAATCCGGCCAGTTCTGCTACTTCGCCGGCCCGATGAACGATCTCGCGGGCTCCACCATCGGCATCATGGGCGACGGTGCGCTGGGCAAGTCCGTCGCCCGCCTCGCCGAAGCGTTCGGGATGACGGTGCTGTTCGCGGCCTACAAGGGCACCACCACGATGGGTCCGCTCTACACCCCGTTCGAGGAGGTGCTGGAACGCGCCGACGTCATCACCCTGCACTGCCCGCTGCTGCCGTCGACGCGCAACATGATCGGCGCGGCCGAGTTCGCCAGGATGACCCGCCGGCCGATCGTCATCAACACCGCGCGCGGCGGGCTGGTGGACGAGGCGGCTCTGGTGGAGGCGTTGAAGGCGGGCCGGATCGGCGGCGCCGGGTTCGACGTCGTCACCACCGAGCCGCCGCCGGAGGACCACCCCTTCATGCAGATCCTCGACCGGCCCGATTTCATTCTGACGCCGCACGTGGCATGGGGCAGCACCGAGGCGATCCAGACGCTGGCCGATCAGCTGATCGACAACGTCGAGGCCTGGCACCGCGGCACGCCGACGAACCTCGTCGTCTGA